Proteins from a genomic interval of Niabella soli DSM 19437:
- a CDS encoding 23S rRNA (pseudouridine(1915)-N(3))-methyltransferase RlmH produces MKIAFWAVGKGHDEYVKEGVAEFSGRIVNYFKLEWELIPVPKEAAHLAPKELKKKEAELILPKIAKEDYLVALDERGRQMTSEGLAGFLQSRANAGTRRIIFLIGGAFGLDESVQKRANTTWSLSQLVFPHQLVRLILAEQVYRACTIMKNEKYHHQ; encoded by the coding sequence ATGAAAATTGCATTCTGGGCGGTAGGCAAGGGGCACGATGAGTACGTGAAAGAGGGCGTGGCGGAATTTTCGGGGAGGATCGTGAATTATTTTAAGCTGGAATGGGAGCTGATCCCTGTGCCCAAAGAAGCAGCGCACCTGGCTCCGAAAGAATTGAAGAAAAAGGAGGCGGAACTTATTCTGCCAAAAATAGCAAAAGAAGATTACCTGGTAGCGCTGGACGAGCGGGGGCGGCAAATGACCTCAGAAGGACTGGCAGGCTTTTTACAGAGCCGCGCTAACGCCGGCACCCGAAGGATCATATTTTTAATTGGCGGCGCTTTCGGCTTGGATGAAAGCGTGCAAAAAAGGGCGAATACTACCTGGAGCCTTTCACAACTGGTTTTCCCGCATCAACTGGTACGGCTTATTTTAGCGGAGCAGGTGTACCGGGCCTGTACCATTATGAAAAATGAAAAATACCATCACCAGTGA
- a CDS encoding 3-keto-disaccharide hydrolase, translating into MKQRWILAFCLLSFVTGYTQSPGWRNLFNGKDFTGWKQLNGKAKYTVEKGEIVGTTVYGQPNSFMVTDQDYGDFILELEFKVDSTMNSGIQFRSESKPDYNNGRVHGYQFEIDPSSRAWTGGIYDEARRDWLYPLDLNPSAQKAFKQGQWNKIRLECMGNTMRTWVNGIPCAYLVDDMTPKGFIALQVHGIRDRKEEGRQIRWRNIRIKTTNLKPAPLDGTFVVNMIPNNLSEAEKRNGFKLLFDGQTSKGWRGAHKDAFPSKGWEIKDGDLTVLASGGREAQNGGDIVTDKQYSAFILEFDFKLTEGANSGVKYFVTEKEQTPGSAIGLEYQVLDDERHPDAKMGVNGDRTLASLYDLITSNREKRARKPIGQWNKGMVIVYPDNTVQHWLNGWKMLEYKRGSAEYKALVAKSKYKNWPDFGMAPQGHILLQDHGNRVSFRSIKIKELK; encoded by the coding sequence ATGAAACAAAGATGGATACTTGCCTTTTGCCTGTTGAGTTTTGTAACGGGTTATACCCAATCCCCCGGTTGGAGAAATCTTTTTAACGGCAAAGATTTTACGGGCTGGAAACAGTTGAATGGTAAAGCAAAATATACTGTTGAGAAAGGAGAGATTGTTGGAACTACTGTATATGGTCAACCCAACTCGTTTATGGTAACCGATCAGGATTACGGCGATTTTATTCTGGAGTTGGAATTTAAAGTAGACAGCACGATGAATTCCGGCATACAGTTCCGGAGCGAAAGCAAGCCGGACTATAACAACGGCAGGGTACATGGGTACCAGTTTGAAATTGATCCTTCATCAAGGGCCTGGACGGGTGGCATTTATGATGAGGCCCGGAGGGATTGGTTGTACCCGCTCGATCTGAACCCCTCCGCACAGAAGGCGTTTAAACAGGGGCAATGGAATAAGATCCGCCTGGAATGTATGGGTAATACGATGCGTACCTGGGTGAATGGCATTCCCTGCGCGTACCTGGTGGATGATATGACCCCGAAGGGATTTATTGCCCTGCAGGTGCATGGTATCCGGGATCGGAAAGAGGAGGGAAGGCAGATCCGGTGGAGAAATATACGTATTAAAACAACCAACCTGAAGCCGGCGCCGCTTGACGGCACTTTTGTGGTGAATATGATCCCCAATAATTTATCGGAAGCGGAAAAAAGGAACGGCTTTAAATTGTTGTTTGACGGACAGACCAGCAAGGGCTGGAGGGGGGCGCATAAGGATGCGTTTCCTTCAAAGGGTTGGGAAATTAAAGATGGCGACCTGACCGTGCTGGCTTCGGGAGGAAGAGAGGCGCAAAACGGCGGTGATATTGTTACGGATAAACAATACAGCGCTTTCATACTCGAATTTGATTTTAAACTGACAGAAGGGGCCAACAGCGGGGTAAAGTATTTTGTAACTGAAAAAGAACAAACGCCCGGCTCTGCCATCGGGCTGGAATACCAGGTATTGGATGACGAGCGGCACCCTGATGCAAAGATGGGCGTGAACGGAGACCGGACCCTGGCGTCCCTGTATGATCTGATCACTTCTAACCGTGAAAAAAGAGCACGCAAACCCATCGGCCAGTGGAATAAAGGAATGGTTATTGTTTATCCGGATAATACGGTGCAGCATTGGCTCAATGGCTGGAAGATGCTGGAATATAAGCGGGGGTCCGCTGAATATAAAGCGCTTGTTGCAAAGAGTAAATATAAGAACTGGCCGGATTTTGGCATGGCACCGCAGGGGCATATTTTATTGCAGGATCATGGCAACAGGGTTTCTTTCAGGAGTATTAAGATTAAGGAGCTGAAGTAG
- a CDS encoding helix-turn-helix domain-containing protein, which translates to MTEKQLLKKLGLKIKQLRTEKGWSQNAFGLEINMEKSNVSRLEAGNVNPKFGTLFRVAKALEIPLSDLVHLD; encoded by the coding sequence GTGACAGAAAAGCAGCTTTTAAAGAAATTAGGCTTGAAGATCAAGCAGCTAAGGACTGAGAAAGGCTGGTCACAGAATGCATTTGGTTTGGAAATTAATATGGAGAAATCAAATGTTTCCCGGTTGGAAGCAGGAAATGTTAATCCAAAATTTGGTACCCTTTTCAGGGTAGCCAAAGCATTGGAAATTCCGCTTTCTGATTTAGTTCATTTGGATTGA
- a CDS encoding c-type cytochrome yields the protein MKGPGAVVLVIAVIMAIRIVPYKKQGGAGGRSNNKKEFTWQPPDTMQLSFSEKDALVRYGKDLIAHTSLYLGPKGKIAAVTNGMNCQNCHLNAGTKQWGNNYSAVASTYPKFRERSGTEENSYKRVNDCFQRSLNGFALDTDSHEMQAIVAYINWVGKEVPKGVVPKGSGIKTPAFMQRAADPGRGENIYAQHCRRCHGPEGEGVSNADGSGYLYPPLWGKHSYTTAAGLYRLTRLAGYVRENMPFDASATIRRLTDEEAWDVAAFINAQPRPVKVFKEDWPDIAGKPVDYPFGPYADSFSEQQHKYGPFGPIQLTRKKKSFI from the coding sequence ATGAAGGGGCCAGGTGCCGTTGTACTGGTCATTGCCGTCATAATGGCGATCCGGATCGTCCCATATAAGAAACAAGGCGGGGCGGGGGGGCGGAGCAACAACAAGAAGGAATTTACCTGGCAACCGCCGGATACGATGCAGCTTTCGTTTAGCGAAAAAGATGCGTTGGTCCGCTACGGAAAAGATTTGATTGCGCACACCTCCTTATACCTGGGGCCGAAAGGGAAAATAGCCGCTGTTACGAATGGGATGAATTGCCAAAACTGTCATTTAAATGCAGGCACAAAGCAATGGGGAAATAATTACAGTGCAGTAGCTTCAACCTATCCAAAATTTCGTGAAAGAAGCGGAACTGAAGAGAATAGTTACAAGCGTGTAAATGACTGCTTTCAGCGCAGCCTGAACGGATTTGCGTTGGACACTGATAGTCATGAAATGCAAGCCATCGTTGCTTATATTAATTGGGTGGGAAAAGAAGTGCCGAAGGGAGTTGTACCCAAAGGTTCCGGCATAAAAACCCCTGCTTTTATGCAAAGAGCCGCTGATCCTGGAAGGGGCGAAAACATATATGCACAGCATTGCCGGCGCTGCCACGGTCCGGAAGGGGAAGGTGTTAGCAATGCAGATGGCAGCGGGTATCTCTATCCGCCGCTATGGGGAAAACACAGTTACACTACTGCTGCCGGATTATACCGGCTTACGAGGCTTGCGGGATATGTGCGGGAAAATATGCCCTTCGATGCGTCTGCCACCATTCGCCGGCTTACGGATGAAGAGGCCTGGGATGTAGCGGCATTCATTAATGCACAGCCCCGCCCCGTAAAAGTATTTAAAGAAGACTGGCCCGATATTGCCGGTAAACCTGTTGACTATCCTTTTGGGCCCTACGCTGACAGCTTTTCGGAACAACAACATAAATACGGACCCTTTGGCCCTATTCAATTGACGCGGAAAAAGAAATCATTCATCTAA
- a CDS encoding rhomboid family intramembrane serine protease produces MELSITLIITVITVAVSVWGFSSAKVIDELIFFGPAISKNHQYYRFITHGLIHADLMHLAFNMLTFYSFGGLLEMFFSSPVVFGADGAIYYIVLYVGGLLISSIPDYYKHRDDYQFRSLGASGAVSSVIFASIILYPTMPLRFFFIPIDIPGWMFGGIYLLISAYLNRQGGGRINHGAHLWGAIFGIVFVIVFVSLKGQLNVFDNFVQQIRH; encoded by the coding sequence ATGGAATTAAGCATTACTTTAATTATTACTGTTATTACCGTGGCGGTTTCCGTATGGGGGTTCAGCAGCGCCAAAGTTATTGATGAACTGATCTTCTTTGGTCCGGCCATTTCAAAGAACCACCAGTACTACCGGTTTATTACGCACGGGCTGATCCATGCAGATCTGATGCACCTGGCCTTTAATATGCTCACCTTCTATTCTTTTGGCGGCCTGCTCGAAATGTTCTTTTCCAGCCCTGTGGTCTTTGGTGCAGACGGAGCGATCTATTATATTGTTTTATATGTGGGGGGCCTGCTGATATCCAGCATACCGGATTATTATAAGCACCGCGATGACTACCAGTTCCGCAGCCTGGGGGCTTCAGGGGCCGTATCCTCTGTTATTTTTGCAAGTATCATTCTGTACCCAACGATGCCGCTGCGTTTCTTTTTTATTCCTATCGATATCCCGGGATGGATGTTTGGGGGTATCTATCTTTTGATATCGGCCTATCTCAACCGTCAGGGCGGCGGGCGTATTAATCACGGCGCCCACTTATGGGGCGCGATTTTCGGGATCGTATTTGTGATCGTATTTGTAAGCCTTAAGGGGCAGCTTAATGTATTTGATAATTTTGTTCAACAAATAAGACATTAA
- a CDS encoding Gfo/Idh/MocA family protein has protein sequence MSTNRRIFIKNTGLAAVAAGLGTALPLELLASIKKTVSPNDKIGIGLIGMKGMGWSDLSSMLRVPETQCVAVCDIDDTIIQQRLADLAKISPLKPAIYKDYRKLLQNKDVDVVIVGTPDHWHCLQMTDACAAGKDVYCEKPLANSIFEVQQMVKAAAKYNRMVQAGQWQRSQQHFKDAIAFVQSGKLGRISSTKTWMYRGGSTPLPVVPDSPVPAGVDYTMWLGPAKKRPFNKNRFHYEFRWFWDYAGGLMTDWGVHLIDIVLMGMKADAPKSVMATGGKFVFPDDARETPDLQTTLYDFGNFQMSWEHNLATGVGLYNMQHGIAFIGENGTLLLNRAGWEVRPEKKKIEAVEWKKSVDNGLDLHTTNFIGVVKSRKKEDLHCPVEAAAKVAIASHMGNIAERTGQKISWDKTKNQFDVAAATQLVKPVYQNGWKLPVF, from the coding sequence ATGAGTACGAATAGAAGGATCTTTATTAAAAATACAGGACTGGCTGCTGTTGCAGCAGGCTTAGGCACTGCGCTTCCCCTGGAGTTGTTAGCAAGTATAAAAAAAACCGTTTCGCCCAATGATAAGATCGGCATTGGGCTTATTGGTATGAAAGGCATGGGTTGGTCGGACCTGTCCTCAATGCTGCGCGTACCCGAAACCCAGTGCGTTGCAGTATGCGATATAGACGATACCATTATACAACAGCGCCTCGCTGATCTGGCAAAGATATCACCGCTGAAACCCGCCATATACAAGGATTACCGGAAATTATTGCAGAATAAAGACGTGGATGTGGTAATTGTAGGCACCCCGGACCATTGGCATTGCTTGCAAATGACCGATGCCTGTGCGGCCGGAAAAGATGTGTATTGCGAAAAGCCGCTGGCTAACTCTATTTTTGAAGTACAGCAAATGGTAAAAGCGGCCGCCAAATACAACCGCATGGTACAGGCCGGACAATGGCAGCGCAGCCAGCAGCATTTTAAGGATGCCATCGCGTTTGTGCAATCGGGCAAACTGGGACGGATATCTTCTACCAAAACCTGGATGTACCGGGGCGGCTCTACACCGTTACCCGTTGTACCTGATTCCCCTGTTCCCGCAGGCGTGGATTATACGATGTGGTTGGGACCTGCCAAAAAACGCCCGTTTAATAAGAACCGCTTTCATTATGAATTCCGTTGGTTCTGGGACTATGCCGGCGGCCTGATGACCGACTGGGGCGTGCACCTGATTGACATTGTGCTGATGGGAATGAAAGCCGATGCTCCAAAATCCGTAATGGCTACCGGTGGCAAATTTGTATTCCCTGATGATGCACGCGAAACCCCCGACCTGCAAACCACCCTGTACGACTTTGGCAACTTCCAGATGAGCTGGGAACATAACCTGGCAACAGGTGTAGGCTTATATAACATGCAGCACGGGATTGCTTTTATTGGTGAAAACGGCACACTGCTGTTAAACAGGGCCGGCTGGGAAGTGCGCCCTGAAAAGAAAAAAATTGAAGCGGTGGAATGGAAAAAATCTGTTGACAATGGATTAGATCTTCATACAACTAATTTTATAGGCGTTGTAAAATCAAGAAAAAAAGAAGACCTCCATTGCCCGGTGGAAGCGGCTGCCAAAGTGGCTATCGCCAGTCATATGGGTAATATTGCTGAACG